The Candidatus Methanoperedens sp. sequence ATGAACGGCGCCGCCCATGAGAGGAGGGGTGCTCCTTTCTGTTTGACGAACCTGGATGCGCCAGCCACGAAGAAGCTGACGCTGGCTTTCTGGTATGTTCTCATCCAGAACGTTCATGCGCAGGCAGGCTCCGGCATCAGTTCAGGTGCATGGGTAATCAGAGCTTCACGAGCCAGTCGTATAGCTTCAGCAATCGCCTCTCTGCTTAAGGCTCCATGCCACTCCTCGATAATTGCCTCCCATGCCATGCCGTTCTCCACCTGTTCCAGCACATCTTTTACTGAGATGCGTGTTCCCCTGAAGGTCGGCGTGCCGTGGCAGATAGCAGGGTCGGTTACGATGTATCGCCATAAGTATTTTTGTTTCATGAAGCCACCGGCATATCTTTTTTGCCTGCTTTATCAATGTTGCGCTCAAATATCAGGGCTTTTTTGAGTGTACCTTTTGCCACTTCTTTTAGCTGAAGGTCGAACACGCTTGTCTCTTTTTTGGCGAGGATGAGAGTGTGGTTTTTTACTCCAAGGATTAATTTGTCATGGGGATGGATACCGATTTCTTCACGAACTTTTTCGGGTATCAGTATCCTTCCTTTGGCATCCACCTCTGCGATTTCGACTTCGGAACTCATATTATCAATATTATGAGCGGCGGGTGTATAAATAAATGGTGCACTCCATCGGTAGATTATGCCTATGAAAGGCGCCGCCCTTGAGGCGCTGGCTCGTGGGTTTGGCTCGATGTTTGACAGATTCCACTCCGCATCCTCTCAACCACCCTCCATTTCTTCTCAACCGCCTGCGCCGCCGCCCTATTCACAGCCTTCTTCATAGCCTCAAAATTCCTCGGGGTTTTCTCACCCACGAGCTTCTTGATGGGAGTATAGGCAGACTCCCTGAACCTCGGCGTAAAATCATGAACTTCCCCATTAATAATCAATTCAGCTCCCTTACCCTCCTCGACTTTCCCCACAACATCGATAGCCACGCCCTTTCTGTGCACACATTTCATAATCTCATCCGCATGCTCAGGCGGTGCGATTATCAAAAGCGCATCCAGCGATACTCCAAGGTAATCTATCTCAAGTGAATCGAGCATTTCAAGCACCTTTTTATTCACAAGCGAGCGCATCTTTTCTTCCTCGAAGACAAGTTTAACGCATGCCGTCCTTGAAATCTCCTTCGCATCACCCCTGACGCCTCCGTTTGTCACGTCCGTCATTGCATGGATTTTCCCGATCAACCCCGCCTCTAACAGCGCCTCGCAGGCATCGATGAACTTGAGATTAATCGTCTCATCCACGATATCGTGCATCCCGTAATAAAGCGCA is a genomic window containing:
- a CDS encoding DUF433 domain-containing protein, producing the protein MKQKYLWRYIVTDPAICHGTPTFRGTRISVKDVLEQVENGMAWEAIIEEWHGALSREAIAEAIRLAREALITHAPELMPEPACA
- a CDS encoding AbrB/MazE/SpoVT family DNA-binding domain-containing protein; the protein is MSSEVEIAEVDAKGRILIPEKVREEIGIHPHDKLILGVKNHTLILAKKETSVFDLQLKEVAKGTLKKALIFERNIDKAGKKDMPVAS